One window from the genome of Spiractinospora alimapuensis encodes:
- a CDS encoding lytic transglycosylase domain-containing protein produces MTKRADVTPESDTPTAAPVSWKTAVGAVAVTVAVAGGVVALVAGTMDSAVTPPTPPGALEAAGSVSTMPDEDQSSAAVAEPTADDEPTEDSEPEPEETDEEPEVEDEGDDAEPPPMEADPVWLDDVADRTDIPRRALEGYANAQLLLAEENPSCQVSWPTLAGIGWVESRHGTYAGGEIGPDGNTTVDVIGVPLNGGPGVARIPDSNDGEMDGDTEWDRAVGPMQFIPTTWEQWGTSADAKGQPDPHNIDDAAFSAARYLCAQGRDLTDDDDWWEAIISYNRSESYARDVLDTANEYVTAAED; encoded by the coding sequence GTGACGAAGCGCGCTGATGTGACCCCCGAGTCCGACACCCCCACCGCCGCTCCCGTGTCCTGGAAGACCGCGGTGGGCGCCGTCGCCGTCACCGTCGCGGTGGCCGGCGGAGTCGTCGCTCTCGTCGCCGGCACGATGGACTCGGCGGTCACACCCCCCACGCCGCCCGGCGCGCTGGAGGCCGCCGGATCGGTCTCCACGATGCCGGACGAGGACCAGTCCAGCGCGGCGGTCGCCGAACCCACGGCCGACGACGAGCCCACCGAAGATAGCGAACCCGAGCCCGAGGAGACCGACGAGGAACCCGAGGTCGAGGACGAGGGGGACGACGCCGAACCGCCGCCGATGGAGGCGGACCCCGTGTGGCTGGACGACGTGGCCGACCGGACCGACATCCCGCGCCGCGCGCTGGAGGGCTACGCCAACGCCCAGCTTCTGCTCGCCGAGGAGAACCCGAGCTGCCAGGTCTCCTGGCCCACCCTCGCCGGGATCGGCTGGGTGGAGTCCCGGCACGGGACGTACGCGGGCGGGGAGATCGGGCCGGACGGAAACACCACGGTCGACGTCATCGGCGTCCCGCTGAACGGCGGCCCCGGGGTCGCGCGGATCCCCGACTCCAACGACGGGGAGATGGACGGCGACACCGAGTGGGACCGCGCGGTCGGCCCGATGCAATTTATCCCCACGACCTGGGAACAATGGGGAACATCAGCCGACGCAAAGGGCCAACCCGATCCGCACAACATCGATGACGCAGCGTTCAGTGCCGCACGGTACCTGTGTGCTCAGGGACGCGACCTCACCGACGATGACGACTGGTGGGAAGCGATCATCTCCTACAACCGTTCCGAGTCCTACGCGAGGGACGTGCTCGACACAGCGAACGAGTACGTGACCGCAGCGGAGGACTGA
- a CDS encoding glycerol-3-phosphate dehydrogenase/oxidase: MSEQELDVLVVGGGIVGAGVALDAVSRGLSVGLIEARDFASGTSSRSSKLIHGGLRYLEQRDIELVREALSERALLVQRLAPHLVRPIPFLYPLEHHVWERAYVGTGVTLYDTLSLTTGTSRGLPAHRHLTRSGALRIFPALKRDALVGAVQYWDAQVDDARYVVTVLRTAANYGAHIASRAKAVGFLREGEHVTGALVRDLENDREIPIRAKQVVNATGVWTDEIQEMVGGRGQIHVRASKGIHLVVPRDRIQSASGLILRTEKSVLFVIPWGRHWIIGTTDTEWDLDKAHPAASRADIDYLLDWVNSVLRVPLTRDDVEGVYAGLRPLLSGESDETSKLSREHTVAHPVPGLVLIAGGKYTTYRVMAKDAVDAVAHGLGGGVPSSVTDRVPLVGAEGYAALWNRRHAIARESGLHVSRIQHLLRRYGSLIDEVLELVREQPDLGVPLDGSDDYLRAEVVYAVQAEGARHLEDVLSRRTHVSIETWDRGLACAREAAELMAPALGWTKERVDREVEYYTKRIEAERAAQEQESDQEADAVQHGAPDIVPESVGSA, from the coding sequence ATGTCCGAGCAGGAACTGGATGTCCTGGTCGTAGGCGGAGGAATTGTTGGAGCGGGGGTCGCCCTTGACGCTGTGTCACGCGGTCTCTCCGTCGGACTGATCGAGGCACGGGACTTCGCGTCCGGTACCTCCAGCAGGTCCAGCAAGCTGATCCACGGTGGTCTGCGCTACCTCGAGCAGCGCGACATCGAGCTCGTGCGCGAGGCGTTGAGCGAACGCGCGTTGCTCGTCCAGCGCCTGGCGCCTCACCTCGTACGGCCGATCCCCTTCCTGTACCCGCTGGAGCATCACGTGTGGGAGCGGGCCTACGTGGGGACGGGCGTCACGCTGTACGACACACTCAGCCTGACCACCGGTACCTCGCGCGGACTGCCCGCGCACCGTCACCTCACCCGCAGCGGCGCGTTGCGGATCTTCCCCGCGTTGAAGCGGGACGCGCTGGTCGGCGCGGTGCAGTACTGGGACGCGCAGGTCGACGACGCGCGTTACGTGGTGACCGTGCTGCGCACGGCCGCGAACTACGGCGCCCACATCGCCTCACGGGCCAAGGCCGTGGGCTTCCTCCGCGAGGGGGAGCACGTCACCGGCGCGCTGGTGCGCGACCTGGAGAACGACCGCGAGATCCCGATCCGCGCGAAGCAGGTCGTGAACGCGACCGGTGTGTGGACCGACGAGATCCAGGAGATGGTCGGTGGCCGTGGCCAGATCCACGTCCGTGCCTCCAAGGGGATCCACCTGGTGGTGCCGCGCGACCGGATCCAGTCCGCGAGCGGGCTCATCCTGCGCACCGAGAAGAGCGTGCTTTTCGTCATCCCGTGGGGCCGGCACTGGATCATCGGCACCACCGACACCGAGTGGGACCTGGACAAGGCCCACCCCGCGGCCAGCCGCGCCGACATCGACTACCTGCTGGACTGGGTGAACAGCGTGCTGCGGGTTCCGCTGACGCGCGACGACGTGGAGGGGGTGTACGCGGGCCTGCGTCCGCTGCTCTCGGGCGAGTCCGACGAGACCTCCAAACTGTCGCGCGAGCACACGGTGGCACACCCCGTGCCGGGGCTCGTGCTGATCGCGGGCGGAAAGTACACGACCTACCGCGTCATGGCGAAGGACGCGGTGGACGCGGTCGCCCACGGCCTGGGCGGCGGCGTCCCGTCGTCGGTCACCGACCGGGTCCCGCTGGTCGGCGCGGAGGGCTACGCCGCCCTGTGGAACCGACGTCACGCCATCGCGCGCGAGTCCGGCCTGCACGTGTCGCGGATCCAGCACCTGCTGCGACGCTACGGGTCGCTGATCGACGAAGTCCTCGAGCTGGTCCGCGAGCAGCCCGACCTCGGTGTGCCCTTGGACGGTTCCGACGACTACCTGCGGGCGGAGGTCGTCTACGCCGTCCAGGCTGAGGGCGCCCGGCACCTGGAGGACGTCCTCTCGCGGCGCACCCACGTCTCCATCGAGACCTGGGACCGCGGCCTCGCGTGCGCCCGCGAGGCCGCCGAGCTGATGGCGCCCGCCCTGGGCTGGACGAAGGAACGCGTCGACCGCGAGGTGGAGTACTACACCAAGCGCATCGAGGCCGAACGCGCCGCCCAGGAACAGGAGTCGGACCAGGAAGCCGACGCCGTGCAACACGGCGCGCCCGACATCGTCCCCGAGTCGGTCGGCTCCGCCTGA
- the galE gene encoding UDP-glucose 4-epimerase GalE, which produces MKILLTGGAGYIGTHTAVQFVAAGHSVVLLDSLVNSRPEVVARVERIVGHSLAYYTGDCADPKLLDQIFTDHDIDVVVHFAGLKAVGESVEQPLRYYRNNLDCALTLCEVMEARGVRRLVFSSSASVYGTPEQVPIPETASLHAANPYGATKLFVERILADLAVANPAWHIVALRYFNPIGAHPSGLIGEDPQGIPNNLFPYIAQVAAGRRDKLRVFGDDYPTPDGTGVRDYLHVMDLADGHVAAVEHIADQAGWRGYNLGTGQGVSVLESVRTFEQATGSHVPYEVVPRRPGDIAECYADPTRAREELGWVARRTIAEACADAWRWQRENPNGYAAD; this is translated from the coding sequence GTGAAGATACTGCTCACTGGCGGGGCCGGCTACATCGGCACGCACACCGCGGTCCAGTTCGTCGCGGCCGGGCATTCGGTCGTGCTGCTGGACAGCCTCGTCAACAGCAGGCCCGAGGTGGTGGCCCGGGTCGAGCGGATCGTCGGGCACTCGCTCGCCTACTACACGGGTGACTGCGCGGACCCCAAACTCCTCGACCAGATCTTCACCGACCACGACATCGACGTCGTGGTGCACTTCGCCGGGCTGAAGGCCGTCGGTGAGTCGGTGGAACAGCCCCTGCGCTACTACCGCAACAACCTCGACTGTGCCCTCACCCTGTGCGAGGTGATGGAGGCGCGCGGCGTGCGGCGGTTGGTGTTCTCCTCGTCCGCCAGTGTGTACGGAACCCCGGAGCAGGTCCCGATCCCAGAGACGGCCTCCCTGCACGCGGCCAACCCCTACGGCGCGACCAAGCTGTTCGTCGAACGGATCCTCGCCGACCTCGCCGTGGCGAACCCCGCGTGGCACATCGTCGCGCTGCGCTACTTCAACCCCATCGGTGCCCACCCCAGCGGACTGATCGGGGAGGACCCCCAGGGCATCCCCAACAACCTGTTCCCCTACATCGCGCAGGTCGCCGCCGGACGGCGGGACAAGCTGCGGGTCTTCGGCGACGACTACCCGACGCCGGACGGCACCGGAGTGCGGGACTACCTGCACGTCATGGACCTGGCCGATGGGCACGTCGCCGCCGTGGAGCACATCGCGGACCAGGCGGGTTGGCGCGGCTACAACCTCGGGACCGGGCAGGGCGTGTCCGTGCTGGAGTCGGTGCGCACCTTCGAGCAGGCCACCGGAAGCCACGTGCCCTACGAGGTGGTACCGCGGCGCCCCGGTGACATCGCCGAGTGCTACGCCGACCCCACACGTGCCCGTGAGGAACTCGGCTGGGTGGCGCGGCGCACCATCGCCGAGGCCTGCGCGGACGCGTGGCGCTGGCAGCGGGAGAACCCGAACGGTTACGCCGCCGACTAG